A genome region from Leptodactylus fuscus isolate aLepFus1 chromosome 6, aLepFus1.hap2, whole genome shotgun sequence includes the following:
- the LOC142210400 gene encoding myosin-4, whose product MGDGEMAAFGEAAQYLRKSEKERIEAQNRPFDAKTSVFVIDPKVLYVKGTVQSREGGKVTVKKEDNTTVTVKEDEIFPMNPPKYDKIEDMAMMTHLNEPSVLYNLKERYAAWMIYTYSGLFCATVNPYKWLPVYNPEVVAAYRGKKRQEAPPHIFSISDNAYQSMLTDRENQSVLITGESGAGKTVNTKRVIQYFATIAAIGDTKKKEDQPAGKIQGNLEDQIIQANPLLEAFGNAKTVRNDNSSRFGKFIRIHFGTTGKLSSADIETYLLEKSRVTFQLSAERSYHIFYQIMSNKKPELIDQLLITTNPYDFPFVSQGEITVPSIDDQEELMATDSAIDILGFNPDEKIGIYKMTGAVMHYGNMKFKQKQREEQAEPDGTEVADKASYLMGLNSADLLKALCYPRVKVGNEFVTKGQTVQQVYNSVGALAKSVFEKMFLWMVIRINQQLDTKQPRQHFIGVLDIAGFEIFDFNSLEQLCINFTNEKLQQFFNHHMFVLEQEEYKKEGIDWEFIDFGMDLAACIELIEKPMGIFSILEEECMFPKATDTSFTNKLYDQHLGKSNNFQKPKPGKGKAEAHFSLVHYAGTVDYNISGWLDKNKDPLNETVIGLYQKSSVKLLSFLYSAYAGAEADTGGKKGGKKKGSSFQTVSALFRENLNKLMSNLRSTHPHFVRCLIPNETKTPGIMDHHLVMHQLRCNGVLEGIRICRKGFPSRILYGDFKQRYKVLNASAIPEGQFIDSKKASEKLLGSIDVDHTQYKFGHTKVFFKAGLLGTLEEMRDEKLAQLITRTQAICRGYLMRVEFKKMMERRESIFCIQYNIRAFMNVKTWPWMKLYFKIKPLLKSAESEKEMANMKEEFEKTKEALAKSEAKRKELEEKMVSVLQEKNDLQLAVASEVESLADAEERCEGLIKAKIQLEAKIKEINERLEDEEESNAELTAKKRKLEDECSELKKDIDDLELTLAKVEKEKHATENKVKNLTEEMAVLDESIAKLTKEKKALQEAHQQTLDDLQAEEDKVNTLTKAKTKLEQQVDDLEGSLEQEKKLRMDLERAKRKLEGDLKLAQESTMDLENDRQQLDEKIKKKEFEISQFQSKIEDEQALAAQLQKKIKELQARIEELEEEIEAERAARAKAEKQRADLSRELEEISERLEEAGGATSAQIELNKKREAEFQKMRRDLEEATLQHEATAAALRKKHADSTAELGEQIDNLQRVKQKLEKEKSELKMEIDDLAGNMESVSKAKANLEKMCRTLEDQYSEVKTKEDEHLRVLNDLNTQKARLLTENGEYGRQLEEKESLISQLSRGKQAFTQQIEELKRQLEEETKAKNALAHGLQSARHDCDLLREQFEEEQEAKAELQRALSKANGEVSQWRTKYETDAIQRTEELEEAKKKLAQRLQEAEEQIEAVNSKCASLEKTKQRLQGEVEDLMVDVERSNSACAALDKKQRNFDKVLAEWKQKFEEAQAELEATQKESRSLSTEVFKIKNSYEEALDQVETLKRENKNLQQEISDLTEQVAESGKSIHEIEKSKKQVEQEKSDLQSALEEAEGSLEHEEAKILRVQLELNQIKSEIDRKIAEKDEEIEQIKRNSQRALESMQSTLDSEVRSRNDALRLKKKMEGDLNEMEIQLSHANRQAAEAQKQLRNVQGQLKDAQLHLDDAIRGSDDLKEQLAIVERRNNLMTVEIEEMRSALEQTERGRKVAEQELLDVTERVQLLHSQNTSLINTKKKLESDLSQLQSEVEEAVQESRNADDKAKKAITDAAMMAEELKKEQDTSAHLERMKKNLEQTVKDLQHRLDEAEQMAMKGGKKQLQKLESRVRELENELEAEQKRGSDAIKGVRKYERRVKELTYQTEEDKKNVFRLQDLVDKLQLKVKAYKRQAEETEEQANIHLARFRKSQHELEEAEERADIAESQVNKLRAKSRDIGKKAEE is encoded by the exons ATGGGTGACGGTGAGATGGCTGCTTTCGGGGAGGCAGCCCAATACCTCCGAAAGTCAGAGAAAGAAAGAATTGAGGCCCAAAATCGCCCATTTGATGCCAAAACATCTGTCTTTGTCATCGACCCAAAAGTATTGTACGTAAAGGGAACTGTTCAGAGCCGAGAAGGAGGAAAAGTAACTGTAAAGAAGGAGGACAACACC ACTGTAACAGTGAAGGAAGATGAAATCTTCCCCATGAACCCTCCAAAGTACGACAAGATTGAAGACATGGCGATGATGACCCACTTGAATGAACCATCTGTCTTGTATAACCTCAAAGAGCGTTATGCCGCCTGGATGATCTAC ACCTACTCTGGGCTGTTTTGTGCCACAGTCAACCCCTACAAGTGGCTGCCTGTGTACAACCCCGAAGTGGTGGCTGCCTACAGAGGCAAGAAGCGTCAGGAGGCCCCACCACACATCTTCTCCATCTCTGATAACGCCTATCAGTCCATGTTGACTG ATCGTGAGAACCAGTCCGTCCTGATTAC TGGAGAATCTGGAGCCGGGAAGACTGTGAACACGAAACGTGTAATCCAGTACTTTGCAACAATTGCAGCTATTGGTGACACAAAGAAGAAAGAGGATCAACCTGCTGGAAAAATCCAG GGAAATCTTGAAGATCAGATTATCCAGGCTAACCCACTGCTAGAGGCTTTTGGTAATGCCAAGACTGTCAGAAATGACAACTCCTCCCGTTTT GGTAAATTCATCAGAATCCACTTTGGCACCACTGGAAAGCTGTCTTCTGCTGACATTGAAACAT ATCTATTGGAGAAATCCAGAGTAACATTCCAGCTGTCTGCAGAAAGGAGCTACCATATCTTCTACCAGATCATGTCCAACAAGAAACCAGAGTTGATCG ATCAGTTACTGATCACAACAAACCCATACGACTTCCCGTTTGTCAGCCAGGGTGAGATCACAGTGCCCAGCATTGATGACCAAGAGGAGTTGATGGCTACAGAT AGTGCCATTGATATTCTGGGTTTCAACCCAGATGAGAAGATAGGTATCTACAAAATGACTGGTGCTGTAATGCACTACGGAAACATGAAGTTCAAGCAGAAGCAAAGAGAGGAGCAGGCCGAGCCCGACGGCACAGAAG TGGCTGACAAGGCTTCCTATCTGATGGGTCTGAACTCTGCTGATCTGCTGAAAGCTTTGTGCTACCCAAGAGTCAAAGTCGGAAATGAGTTTGTGACCAAAGGTCAAACTGTCCAGCAG GTGTACAACTCCGTGGGTGCCTTGGCCAAGTCCGTCTTTGAGAAGATGTTCTTGTGGATGGTCATCCGTATCAACCAGCAGCTGGACACCAAGCAGCCAAGACAGCACTTCATCGGTGTCTTGGATATTGCCGGCTTTGAAATCTTTGAT TTCAACAGCTTGGAACAACTTTGCATCAACTTCACCAATGAGAAACTGCAACAGTTCTTCAACCACCACATGTTTGTGCTGGAACAAGAGGAGTACAAGAAGGAAGGAATTGACTGGGAGTTCATTGACTTTGGCATGGACTTGGCCGCCTGCATTGAGCTTATTGAGAAG CCCATGGGCATCTTCTCCATCCTTGAAGAGGAGTGCATGTTCCCCAAGGCTACAGATACATCATTTACAAACAAGTTGTATGATCAACATCTGGGCAAATCCAACAACTTCCAAAAACCTAAACCTGGCAAAGGCAAAGCCGAGGCTCACTTCTCTCTGGTCCACTATGCTGGAACTGTGGACTACAACATCTCTGGCTGGCTTGACAAGAATAAGGACCCACTGAATGAGACTGTCATTGGGCTCTACCAGAAGTCATCCGTGAAACTGCTGTCCTTCCTGTATTCAGCCTACGCTGGTGCAGAAGCAG ACACTGGTGGAAAGAAGGGTGGTAAGAAGAAGGGTTCCTCCTTCCAGACTGTATCTGCTCTTTTCAGG GAAAATCTGAACAAGCTGATGAGCAACTTGAGAAGCACTCACCCTCACTTTGTGCGTTGTCTGATCCCCAATGAAACCAAGACTCCAG GTATTATGGATCATCACTTGGTCATGCACCAGCTGAGGTGTAATGGTGTACTTGAGGGCATCAGGATTTGCAGGAAAGGATTTCCCAGCAGAATCCTCTATGGTGACTTCAAACAGCG TTACAAGGTGCTGAATGCCAGTGCTATCCCTGAGGGTCAGTTCATTGACAGCAAGAAAGCTTCTGAGAAGCTTCTTGGATCCATCGATgttgaccacacacagtacaagtttggacacaccaag GTCTTCTTCAAAGCTGGTCTGTTGGGTACCCTTGAGGAGATGCGAGATGAGAAGTTGGCACAGTTGATCACCCGTACTCAGGCCATCTGCAGAGGATACCTCATGAGAGTTGAGTTCAAGAAGATGATGGAGAGGAG AGAGTCCATCTTCTGCATCCAGTACAACATCCGTGCTTTCATGAATGTCAAAACTTGGCCATGGATGAAGCTTTACTTCAAGATCAAGCCTCTCCTGAAGAGTGCCGAGTCTGAGAAAGAGATGGCCAACATGAAAGAAGAGTTTGAGAAAACAAAGGAAGCTCTGGCTAAGTCAGAAGCCAAGAGGAAAGAGCTGGAAGAGAAGATGGTCAGCGTTCTCCAGGAGAAAAATGACCTGCAGCTCGCAGTTGCCTCT GAAGTTGAGAGCTTGGCAGATGCCGAGGAAAGATGTGAAGGTCTCATCAAAGCCAAAATTCAACTGGAAGCCAAAATCAAAGAGATTAATGAGAGGCTAGAAGATGAAGAAGAGTCCAACGCTGAACTGACAGCCAAGAAGAGGAAACTGGAGGATGAGTGCTCAGAACTGAAAAAGGACATTGATGATCTTGAGCTGACCTTAGCCAAAGTAGAGAAGGAGAAGCACGCTACTGAGAATAAG GTTAAAAACCTTACTGAAGAAATGGCAGTCCTTGATGAAAGCATTGCCAAACTTACAAAGGAAAAGAAGGCGCTCCAGGAAGCCCATCAACAAACTTTGGACGATCTTCAAGCTGAAGAGGACAAAGTCAATACTCTGACAAAGGCCAAGACTAAGTTGGAGCAACAAGTAGATGAT CTTGAGGGATCTCTTGAGCAAGAGAAGAAGCTTCGCATGGACTTGGAGAGGGCCAAGAGGAAGCTGGAAGGTGACCTTAAGTTGGCCCAAGAGTCTACAATGGACTTAGAAAATGACAGACAACAGCTGGATGAAAAAATTAAGAA GAAGGAGTTTGAGATCAGCCAGTTCCAGAGTAAGATTGAAGATGAACAGGCCCTGGCAGCTCAGCTGCAAAAGAAGATTAAGGAGCTCCAG GCCCGTATTGAGGAACTGGAGGAAGAAATTGAAGCAGAACGTGCAGCTCGCGCCAAGGCTGAGAAGCAGCGTGCCGACCTCTCAAGAGAACTTGAGGAGATCAGTGAGCGCCTGGAAGAAGCCGGTGGTGCAACCTCTGCTCAGATTGAGCTGAACAAGAAGCGTGAGGCTGAGTTCCAGAAGATGCGAAGGGACTTGGAAGAAGCCACCTTACAACATGAAGCCACTGCTGCCGCTCTCCGTAAGAAGCATGCCGATAGTACAGCTGAGCTTGGAGAACAAATCGACAATCTTCAGAGGGTCAAGCAGAAATTAGAAAAAGAAAAGAGTGAACTCAAGATGGAGATTGATGACCTGGCCGGCAACATGGAATCTGTCTCCAAAGCCAAG GCAAACTTGGAGAAAATGTGCCGAACACTGGAGGACCAATACAGTGAAGTTAAGACAAAGGAAGATGAGCATCTTAGGGTACTCAATGACTTAAATACCCAGAAAGCACGTCTCCTGACAGAGAATG GGGAATATGGCCGTCAACTGGAGGAGAAAGAATCTTTAATTTCTCAGCTTTCCAGAGGAAAACAGGCTTTCACCCAACAGATTGAAGAGCTGAAACGACAGCTAGAAGAAGAAACTAAG GCCAAAAACGCCCTTGCACATGGACTTCAGTCTGCCCGCCATGACTGTGACTTACTAAGGGAACAATTTGAAGAGGAGCAAGAAGCAAAGGCTGAACTTCAACGCGCTTTGTCCAAAGCCAATGGTGAAGTCTCTCAGTGGCGAACAAAATATGAGACAGACGCCATCCAGCGTACAGAGGAGCTGGAAGAAGCCAA GAAAAAACTTGCACAGCGCCTCCAGGAAGCTGAGGAACAAATTGAAGCCGTCAACTCCAAATGTGCCTCTCTGGAGAAAACTAAACAAAGACTTCAAGGAGAGGTTGAAGACCTCATGGTAGATGTAGAAAGATCAAACTCAGCCTGTGCTGCCCTTGATAAGAAGCAGAGAAACTTTGACAAG GTTCTGGCAGAATGGAAGCAGAAATTTGAGGAAGCTcaagctgaacttgaagccactCAGAAGGAATCAAGATCCCTTAGCACAGAAGTATTTAAGATAAAGAACTCATACGAGGAAGCACTTGATCAAGTTGAAACACTGAAAAGGGAAAATAAGAACCTCCAAC AGGAGATCTCTGACTTAACTGAACAAGTTGCTGAGTCTGGAAAGAGCATTCATGAAATTGAAAAGTCAAAGAAACAGGTTGAGCAGGAGAAGTCTGACCTGCAATCAGCTCTGGAAGAAGCAGAG GGATCCCTGGAACATGAAGAGGCCAAGATCCTGCGTGTCCAACTTGAACTTAACCAAATAAAATCTGAAATTGACAGAAAGATTGCAGAGAAAGATGAAGAGATTGAGCAAATCAAGAGGAACAGCCAGAGAGCCTTGGAATCCATGCagagcactctggactctgaggTTAGGAGCAGGAATGATGCCCTGAGgttgaagaagaagatggagggagaTCTTAATGAAATGGAAATCCAATTGAGCCATGCCAACCGCCAGGCTGCAGAGGCCCAGAAACAACTCAGGAATGTACAAGGACAACTGAAA GATGCCCAATTGCATCTGGATGATGCCATTAGAGGAAGTGATGACCTGAAGGAACAACTGGCTATTGTAGAGAGGAGAAATAACCTCATGACAGTAGAAATTGAAGAGATGAGGTCAGCACTGGAACAAACTGAGCGTGGCCGCAAGGTGGCTGAGCAAGAGCTTCTGGATGTCACTGAGCGCGTTCAGCTCCTGCATTCCCAG AACACTAGCCTGATCAACACCAAGAAGAAGCTTGAATCTGACTTATCTCAACTTCAAAGCGAGGTGGAAGAGGCAGTCCAAGAATCAAGGAATGCAGATGATAAAGCCAAGAAGGCAATTACAGAT GCTGCCATGATGGCTGAAGAGCTGAAGAAGGAACAGGACACTAGCGCTCACCTTGAGAGAATGAAGAAGAACCTTGAACAGACAGTGAAGGACCTTCAGCACCGTCTTGATGAGGCTGAACAGATGGCAATGAAGGGAGGCAAGAAACAACTCCAAAAACTGGAGTCCAGG GTGCGTGAACTTGAGAATGAACTTGAAGCTGAACAGAAGAGAGGATCAGACGCCATTAAGGGTGTCCGCAAGTATGAGAGAAGAGTCAAGGAACTGACCTACCAG ACTGAGGAAGACAAGAAGAATGTGTTCAGGCTTCAGGACTTAGTGGACAAATTGCAACTGAAGGTCAAAGCCTACAAGAGACAGGCAGAGGAGACT GAGGAACAAGCCAATATCCATCTGGCTCGTTTCAGGAAGTCACAGCACGagctggaggaggctgaggaaCGTGCTGACATTGCAGAATCTCAGGTCAACAAGCTAAGAGCCAAGAGCCGTGACATTGGCAAG AAGGCAGAAGAGTAA